From the uncultured Trichococcus sp. genome, one window contains:
- a CDS encoding sodium ion-translocating decarboxylase subunit beta has translation MVQALTDLIRTSGLVNLTYKEIIMIIIACIFLYLAIKKGYEPYLLIPIAFGILLVNLPLAGLMTHPSDGGPGGLLYYLYQGTDLGIYPPLIFLCLGASTDFGPLIANPKTLLLGGAAQFGIFAAFFGALALGMTPEEAASIGIIGGADGPTAIYLTTKLASHLLSVIALAAYSYMALVPIIQPPIMRLLTTQKERQTVMKQMRVVSKNERILFPIVTTIFVSLVVPSATALVGMLMLGNLIRESGQVPKLTETLQNAMMYIITILLGVTVGAKANGELFLSMTTIKIIVLGLFAFSIGTAAGLLMGKLMYKLTNGKVNPLIGAAGVSAVPMAARVVQKEGIKYNPSNYLLMHAMGPNVAGVIGSAVAAGVLLAFFG, from the coding sequence CTGCATTTTCCTTTATCTGGCCATCAAGAAGGGCTATGAACCGTATTTGCTGATACCGATTGCATTCGGTATTCTTTTGGTGAATCTGCCGCTTGCGGGATTAATGACGCACCCATCCGATGGGGGGCCAGGTGGATTGCTTTATTACCTCTATCAAGGGACTGATTTGGGCATCTATCCACCGTTGATTTTTCTTTGCCTGGGTGCGTCCACCGATTTTGGGCCGCTCATCGCCAACCCGAAAACGCTGTTGTTGGGCGGGGCAGCGCAGTTCGGCATCTTTGCGGCATTCTTTGGGGCGTTGGCATTGGGGATGACGCCTGAAGAAGCGGCCTCCATCGGCATCATCGGTGGTGCCGATGGTCCGACGGCTATCTATTTGACGACGAAATTAGCCAGTCATCTCTTATCGGTCATCGCCTTGGCGGCCTATTCCTATATGGCATTGGTTCCGATCATCCAGCCGCCGATCATGCGCTTGTTGACTACCCAGAAAGAGCGGCAGACCGTCATGAAGCAGATGCGCGTAGTGTCCAAAAACGAGCGTATCCTGTTTCCGATCGTCACCACGATCTTCGTCAGTCTGGTTGTCCCATCGGCGACGGCGCTTGTGGGGATGCTGATGTTGGGCAATCTGATCCGCGAGAGCGGACAGGTTCCGAAACTGACGGAAACGTTGCAGAATGCGATGATGTACATCATCACCATCCTTTTGGGCGTGACCGTTGGAGCAAAGGCGAACGGAGAGTTATTTTTATCGATGACAACCATAAAAATCATCGTTCTTGGCCTTTTTGCTTTCTCGATCGGGACAGCTGCCGGCTTGCTGATGGGCAAATTGATGTACAAACTGACGAACGGAAAAGTGAATCCTTTGATCGGTGCCGCCGGTGTATCGGCCGTTCCGATGGCTGCACGGGTCGTGCAGAAGGAAGGCATCAAGTACAATCCTTCCAATTACTTGCTGATGCATGCGATGGGCCCGAATGTGGCAGGGGTCATCGGCTCGGCTGTGGCTGCCGGTGTCCTGTTGGCGTTCTTCGGCTGA
- a CDS encoding multicopper oxidase domain-containing protein → MNRRTSLIVALVASFALLLFVSANLFSTFFNSGVSRTSVTTIDPDSNSRGDFIGMGHMTGTDRAIVLDESGQEMTALRLPELAVPDSESDSEITYTVTAQAGETSFLEGQTTKTLGYNGSYLGPVLVVHEGQEVHIKTENQLSEATSFHWHGLKVPSDIDGGPHHPVGPNEAMQIDFTVNQQAATLWFHPHALGTTAEQVYAGLAGLIFVEDDNSDQLDLPKDYGVNDFPLIVQDRTFDAENQFDYEGTYNPDGTYGDTLLVNGTINPYAEVKNEQIRLRLVNGSNARNYTFGLENAAVFQQIASDGGFLEQPVALTAVTLTPGERAEIIVDLSGYAEGDTVKLMDGNVTVLSLNVTEEADAQSALPQTLNAISEMMTDGAAVQRFTLSGMSFMVNINGNQFDMDRIDVEQRLNETVIWEVYNAQDMMGSMIHPFHIHGVQFQVLSRDGAEPPQNEQGWKDTIAVYPGETVRLAVTFPEKGVFMYHCHILEHEDNGMMGQVRVQ, encoded by the coding sequence ATGAACAGAAGAACATCACTGATTGTCGCTTTGGTTGCTTCGTTCGCACTGTTGCTGTTTGTTTCAGCCAATCTTTTTTCGACGTTTTTCAATAGCGGGGTTAGCCGGACGTCTGTGACAACTATTGATCCAGATTCGAACAGCAGAGGGGATTTTATCGGGATGGGACATATGACGGGGACAGACCGGGCTATCGTTCTGGATGAAAGCGGACAGGAAATGACAGCACTGCGGTTGCCGGAACTGGCGGTGCCGGATTCCGAATCGGACAGTGAAATCACCTATACGGTCACCGCGCAAGCGGGGGAGACTTCATTCTTGGAAGGGCAAACGACGAAGACGCTCGGCTACAACGGTTCCTATCTTGGACCGGTTTTGGTCGTGCATGAAGGCCAAGAGGTGCACATCAAAACCGAAAACCAATTGTCAGAAGCAACTTCTTTCCATTGGCACGGATTGAAGGTCCCTTCTGATATCGATGGCGGGCCGCATCATCCGGTCGGACCGAACGAAGCGATGCAAATTGATTTCACGGTCAATCAGCAGGCGGCGACATTGTGGTTCCACCCGCATGCTTTGGGGACGACTGCTGAACAAGTGTATGCCGGTTTGGCAGGATTGATCTTTGTCGAGGACGACAATTCCGATCAGCTTGACTTACCGAAGGACTATGGGGTAAATGACTTTCCTTTGATCGTCCAGGATCGGACCTTCGATGCGGAAAACCAATTCGATTACGAAGGAACTTACAATCCTGATGGCACCTACGGCGACACGTTGTTGGTGAACGGGACCATCAATCCCTATGCGGAAGTCAAAAATGAGCAAATCAGGCTGCGTTTGGTGAATGGATCGAATGCCCGCAATTACACGTTCGGATTGGAAAATGCGGCGGTGTTCCAGCAAATCGCCAGCGACGGCGGTTTCCTGGAGCAGCCGGTTGCGTTGACAGCCGTCACATTGACACCGGGTGAACGGGCAGAAATCATCGTGGACCTGAGCGGATACGCTGAGGGGGACACAGTGAAATTGATGGACGGAAACGTAACGGTCCTTTCCCTGAATGTCACGGAGGAGGCGGACGCACAGTCGGCACTTCCGCAAACTCTGAACGCTATTTCTGAAATGATGACGGATGGTGCGGCTGTTCAACGGTTCACGCTGAGCGGTATGTCCTTCATGGTCAATATCAACGGCAACCAGTTCGACATGGATCGGATCGACGTCGAACAGCGCTTGAATGAAACAGTCATCTGGGAAGTCTACAATGCGCAGGATATGATGGGCAGCATGATCCATCCTTTCCATATCCATGGCGTCCAATTCCAGGTGCTGTCGCGCGATGGAGCGGAGCCGCCGCAGAACGAGCAAGGCTGGAAGGATACCATCGCCGTTTATCCCGGCGAGACGGTCCGTTTGGCGGTGACTTTCCCTGAGAAGGGGGTCTTCATGTACCATTGCCACATTTTGGAGCATGAGGACAATGGCATGATGGGTCAGGTCCGTGTACAATAA
- a CDS encoding response regulator transcription factor, which translates to MKILIVDDEPNILDIVEAYLAAKKYQVYRAESGAEALEKFHAFHPDLIVLDLMLPDMAGGDICAKIREESNVPVIMLTARSSEKDILSGLQIGADDYMVKPFSPKELVARVETVLRRAAPADAEEKWSFDGGELVIHPKTKQVFARQQEVALTATEYELLTLLAKNPSRLFTREELLESVKGMDFEGLDRVIDTHIKNIRQKIEPEPKQPIYILTVRGSGYRFGGKR; encoded by the coding sequence GTGAAGATTTTGATCGTCGATGATGAACCAAATATTTTGGATATCGTGGAGGCCTATCTGGCCGCCAAAAAATATCAGGTATACCGTGCCGAGTCCGGGGCGGAGGCATTGGAAAAATTTCATGCTTTCCATCCGGATCTGATTGTGTTGGATCTGATGCTGCCGGATATGGCAGGCGGGGACATCTGCGCCAAAATCCGCGAAGAATCAAACGTTCCCGTCATCATGCTGACGGCAAGGTCATCCGAAAAGGATATCTTGAGCGGCCTGCAGATCGGGGCGGATGATTACATGGTCAAACCATTCAGCCCCAAGGAACTGGTGGCGCGGGTCGAGACGGTGCTGAGGCGCGCTGCCCCAGCCGATGCTGAAGAAAAATGGAGCTTCGATGGCGGCGAACTAGTCATTCATCCCAAAACGAAGCAAGTTTTCGCGCGGCAGCAGGAAGTCGCCTTGACGGCTACCGAATATGAACTGCTGACGCTGTTGGCCAAGAATCCGAGCCGACTTTTCACGAGGGAAGAATTGCTTGAGAGCGTAAAAGGGATGGATTTTGAAGGTTTGGACAGGGTCATCGATACGCATATCAAGAACATCAGACAAAAGATAGAGCCGGAACCGAAACAGCCCATCTATATTTTGACGGTCCGGGGAAGCGGATACCGGTTTGGAGGGAAGCGATGA